In Mesorhizobium sp. M9A.F.Ca.ET.002.03.1.2, the DNA window TGACATGAGCTATACGGAAAATCTCTGGCTGTTCTTCGTCCTGCTATTCGGCATCATCGTCGTCCCCGGCATGGACATGCTGTTTGTGCTGGCCAACGCGCTGACCGGCGGACGCGACCGAGGCCTTGCCGCGACTGGCGGTATCATGCTTGGGGGCGTGGCGCATACGCTCAACGGGGCGATCGGCGTCGGCCTGCTGATGCATTTCGTGCCGATCCTGTTCAAGCCGCTGCTGATCGCCGGCGCCACCTACATGGCCTATATCGGCATCACGCTGATGCGCAGCTCGATCACCGTCGGCCATGATGGGCCGGCCGGCAGCCGCACTGCCTGGACAGCCTTTCGCCAGGGGTTGGTCACCTGTCTGATCAACCCGAAGGCCTATCTCTTCGTGATTGCCGTCTATCCGCAGTTCCTGAAGCCGGCTTACGGACCGATCTGGATGCAGGCGACCGTCATGGGGCTGCTGACGGTCGCTACGCAGGCAGCGATCTATGGCGGGCTCGCCATCACCGCCGGGCGCAGCCGGGGGCTGCTGGTCGATAATCCCCGGGCAACCGTTCTCGCTGGACGCGCGGCCGGGCTGCTGCTGTTCGCGATCTCGGTATTCACCGCATGGGAAGGGCTGAGGGCGGCGTGACCCTTACCAAGGGCCACGCCGCGTTTCTTCCGGCACCCCATCCGTCTCGCCGCGCCGCGCCGATCCCTTTTCTCCCACGAGAGGAGAAGGCGAAGTCCTCAGGCGGCTCCCGGGCGGCTGGCGATCATGGCGCGCCGCGCTGACCGGCGCCGCTCGACCGCGTCGGCAAGGCCGTGCAGCACCGCCTCGGTGGTCGCCCAGTCGATGCAGCCGTCGGTGATGCTCT includes these proteins:
- a CDS encoding LysE family translocator, which codes for MSYTENLWLFFVLLFGIIVVPGMDMLFVLANALTGGRDRGLAATGGIMLGGVAHTLNGAIGVGLLMHFVPILFKPLLIAGATYMAYIGITLMRSSITVGHDGPAGSRTAWTAFRQGLVTCLINPKAYLFVIAVYPQFLKPAYGPIWMQATVMGLLTVATQAAIYGGLAITAGRSRGLLVDNPRATVLAGRAAGLLLFAISVFTAWEGLRAA